In the Blattabacterium sp. (Blattella germanica) str. Bge genome, GAATTGTTTTTTAAATGGTTATGATGATATAGATTTTTTAGTATCTATAAAAAAAGATGTAGAATATTTTGAAAAAAATAGAAAAAGTGTTCCATTTTAATTTTAATTAATATGAAAAAAAATATTTCTGTAATAGAAGGAGATGGAATAGGCCCTGAAGTCATGAAAGAAACAATAAAAATTTTGAATTCTATAGCTAAAAAATATGGTCATAATTTTAATTATCAAAAAACTATGGCTGGATCTTTAGCCATAGAAAAATTTGGAAACCCAATGCCAGAAGAAACTATAGATAGTTGTTTAAAATCAGATGCTGTTTTATTTGGATGTATAGGAGATGCAAAATATGATAAGAATCCAAGAGGGATGAGACCTGAAGATGGACTCTTAAAATTAAGAAAAAGAATGAATTTATATTGTAATATTCGTCCTATAGTGGTTCATTCAAAAGTAAATAAATCCCCTATAAAAGAGGAATTATTAGATGGAGTTGATTTTATAATATATCGTGAATTGACTGGAGGTATTTATTTTGGAGAAAAAGGTCGTTCTCAAAATGGAGAAGTTGCTTATGATCATTGTATTTATTCCAAAGAAGAAATTGAAAGAATCGGAGAAATGGCTTTTAAAGCAGCACTTTCACGAAGAAAAAAAGTCACACTAGTGGATAAAGCAAATGTATTAGAAACTTCTAGATTATGGAGAGA is a window encoding:
- the leuB gene encoding 3-isopropylmalate dehydrogenase, with amino-acid sequence MKKNISVIEGDGIGPEVMKETIKILNSIAKKYGHNFNYQKTMAGSLAIEKFGNPMPEETIDSCLKSDAVLFGCIGDAKYDKNPRGMRPEDGLLKLRKRMNLYCNIRPIVVHSKVNKSPIKEELLDGVDFIIYRELTGGIYFGEKGRSQNGEVAYDHCIYSKEEIERIGEMAFKAALSRRKKVTLVDKANVLETSRLWREVIQKIALDYPGVRLDFLYIDNAAMQIIMNPKKFDIILTDNLFGDILSDESSVIASSLGLLPSASIGNNKSMFEPIHGSYPQAKGKNIANPLGCILSGSMMLEYFGMHKEKNLLEEAVKKSIEARICTQDLIDTEFSSTTEEVGDYIEKYIRNQ